The following are encoded together in the Anaerostipes caccae L1-92 genome:
- a CDS encoding sensor histidine kinase: MGVGTSRGMPGTALLLFTILVWALFLLVYLSNRRNKSNQWCAFAGFCFSMGVFKEYLYFSLDPSLTADLSFYSPELSYHIYSVLTGVLYYLAMPCSIMFSFYFSNFDQRHPKSFRLLRFITFVPAVIFSVVYPIADTRFYQLNDRTYYLLAAIYNWSCGIFMTFLLLSTLVRERLQANYRQRKMAAVVVLTPLWYWLFSAFAIHLLGLRGLFKVWQGNIFIIFLLLLYYVKNLFEDGILGTRLKRETYDWTGSEAVIQKNAQYVGHALKNELSKIQWCLRIMQQKHPEGIREELDILSRSVSHLTNFVNKTKIYSDRISLDLKETPVRPLLEQSIQNIPTDMRKGIRFSVSCPRDLYLLCDSSHVLEVMNNLLNNAIEASASKGEIKLTCVEQAGRRQTVISVEDKGCGIPKEELPYLFEPYHTTKTTNHHLGLGLYYCTKVMKEHHGAIKVKSIPGKGTIFFLYFPLKYRLVRQKRGLSHEN, from the coding sequence ATGGGAGTCGGCACATCCAGGGGCATGCCCGGAACTGCCCTGTTATTGTTCACTATTCTTGTATGGGCATTGTTTTTGCTTGTTTATCTCTCCAACAGGAGAAACAAGTCTAATCAGTGGTGTGCTTTTGCGGGATTCTGTTTCAGTATGGGCGTATTTAAAGAATATCTTTATTTTTCCCTGGACCCCTCCCTGACTGCGGATCTCTCTTTTTATAGTCCGGAACTTTCTTATCATATTTACTCTGTGCTCACCGGAGTTCTTTACTATCTGGCCATGCCGTGTTCCATCATGTTCAGTTTCTATTTCAGTAATTTTGACCAGAGGCATCCGAAATCATTCCGCCTTTTAAGATTTATTACCTTTGTCCCTGCGGTCATTTTCTCCGTTGTATATCCGATTGCAGACACGCGATTTTACCAGCTGAACGACCGTACTTATTATCTCCTGGCCGCCATATATAACTGGAGCTGCGGTATTTTCATGACATTTCTTCTGCTGAGCACCCTCGTCCGTGAACGGCTCCAGGCTAATTACCGGCAGCGGAAAATGGCTGCAGTCGTTGTGCTGACACCCCTTTGGTACTGGCTGTTCAGCGCGTTTGCCATTCATCTGCTGGGACTCAGGGGCCTGTTTAAAGTATGGCAGGGCAATATCTTCATCATTTTCCTTCTTCTGCTCTACTACGTCAAAAATTTATTTGAAGATGGGATTCTCGGTACCAGACTGAAACGGGAAACTTATGACTGGACTGGCAGTGAGGCCGTGATTCAGAAGAATGCCCAATATGTGGGACATGCACTAAAAAATGAGCTTTCAAAAATTCAGTGGTGTCTGCGCATCATGCAGCAGAAACATCCGGAAGGAATCCGGGAAGAACTCGATATCCTCTCCCGGTCCGTCTCCCATCTGACGAATTTCGTCAACAAGACAAAAATTTATTCCGACAGAATTTCATTGGATCTGAAAGAAACTCCCGTCCGTCCCCTGCTGGAACAAAGCATTCAAAATATCCCAACAGATATGCGGAAGGGCATCCGGTTTTCCGTCAGCTGTCCCCGGGATCTGTATCTGCTCTGCGACAGTTCCCACGTCCTGGAGGTCATGAATAATCTGCTCAACAACGCCATCGAGGCCTCGGCTTCCAAAGGCGAAATCAAGCTGACATGTGTCGAACAGGCAGGGCGCAGACAAACCGTCATCTCTGTTGAAGATAAGGGATGCGGCATCCCGAAAGAGGAACTTCCTTATTTATTCGAACCGTATCATACGACAAAGACTACCAATCATCACCTGGGTCTCGGCCTTTACTACTGCACGAAAGTGATGAAAGAACACCATGGAGCGATCAAAGTAAAGAGTATCCCGGGGAAAGGCACCATCTTCTTTCTCTATTTTCCCCTAAAGTACCGTCTGGTTCGCCAGAAGAGAGGACTGAGCCATGAAAACTAA
- a CDS encoding PP2C family protein-serine/threonine phosphatase: MAEIDAFVYTSPGGRTVNEDYCSFELGSGRSSFVVADGLGGHEKGEIASELAGRFMMERLMCMDQITVESLKEALRETNQCVLDGQNQYPGMRTTMAAVIEEKGQLWECHTGDSRIYLFKNRCLYFQSRDHSVVQLSAEMGDISPEQIRFHPDRSKLLKVLGDSQELKIAPSPESFALEPGDAFLLCTDGFWEYVWETEMEADLVKSETPEEWIVFMVKRVLLKAPSDHDNFTAAAGMVRSL; the protein is encoded by the coding sequence ATGGCAGAAATTGACGCATTTGTTTATACCAGTCCCGGAGGAAGGACGGTCAATGAAGATTACTGCAGTTTTGAATTGGGCAGCGGGCGGTCCTCTTTTGTGGTAGCCGACGGGCTGGGAGGTCATGAAAAAGGAGAGATAGCCTCAGAACTCGCAGGCAGGTTTATGATGGAACGGTTAATGTGTATGGATCAGATTACCGTTGAAAGCCTGAAAGAAGCGCTGAGGGAGACGAATCAGTGTGTATTGGACGGACAGAATCAATACCCCGGAATGCGGACTACAATGGCAGCAGTGATTGAAGAAAAAGGACAGTTGTGGGAGTGTCATACAGGGGACAGCAGGATTTACCTTTTTAAAAACAGGTGCCTTTATTTCCAGTCCAGGGACCACTCGGTCGTACAGCTCTCTGCCGAGATGGGCGATATTTCACCGGAACAGATCCGGTTCCATCCGGACAGGAGCAAACTCTTAAAAGTTCTTGGGGACTCTCAGGAACTGAAGATTGCGCCGTCGCCGGAGAGTTTTGCTTTAGAACCGGGAGATGCTTTTCTTCTCTGTACCGATGGCTTTTGGGAATATGTGTGGGAGACAGAGATGGAGGCAGATCTGGTCAAATCGGAAACTCCCGAAGAGTGGATTGTCTTTATGGTGAAGCGGGTGCTGCTGAAGGCACCCTCAGACCATGATAATTTTACGGCAGCGGCAGGGATGGTCCGGTCTCTCTGA
- a CDS encoding protein kinase domain-containing protein, whose protein sequence is MHHVEDLYLCEYCFAKLSGGEDVCPVCGFQKDTYEPEAGVLPAGEILAGKYLIGKMLGRGGFGVTYLGFDIPGKKKVAIKEYLPDGLAARQPGQTMISVYTGEKENLFKKGAERFFEEAKMVSRFNGNPNIVSVYEFFYENQTAYFVMEYLDGMDLKKYTAKNGGKLEVDEAVRIIEPIMDALTVVHSAGVLHRDISPDNIFLTNDNEVKLIDFGAARQVIGEQSKSLSIVLKQGFAPIEQYQTHGHFGPWSDIYALCAAFYFMITGKVPEAAMDRMELDQLMPPSAMGIEIPISLEQILMRGLSYKAADRPQSVIELKAGFMEALPKQEEEPGETPVYINPYSVQESSKEEPFTEEKTQESKGFLFDKNEDYYQREFSKIREGKRAGFHVPAFFLTFFWMFYRKMFLGGGIVLGFLIVFQVIAAGAAGTFAGSDASMIFMVLCCAAGLGAGILCGLMGNSFYYKYYEKVNLQAKIQGEQIYRKKSGVLTGAPMAGVMVGAFIVNGLFAVISSQVLGNLTNSYPSSSRAGTGNTGSSVSTTSQGDLHKAVVQDIRNQYYNDEEKGATVGQVFDLYFDNGRWDAVGTDSSSYHVTFQGQAYYANRLRSFQFEFAMEGQEMTCKKILIGGTEIASDKWSSLLKVIEMYYKGMSAKSVDAALNLMFVNQRVYTTLPEAQYLLRKSGLTYQMKTNRSGERKELSVAGGKASLRFYKTVRTMDTVPYGSYLLIVKDQKADATAFLTYCMGWSTSSATQFYSGTDRYRLSESGLKNKSETELMIMRNEIFARHYRKFEDPLLQAVFLTKNWYRAVYSDSQFKENWNDAEEYNLKLIVKVEEDLGYR, encoded by the coding sequence ATGCATCATGTAGAGGATTTGTATTTATGTGAATATTGTTTTGCGAAGTTAAGCGGCGGGGAAGATGTCTGTCCGGTGTGCGGCTTTCAAAAAGATACATATGAGCCAGAAGCAGGTGTACTGCCGGCAGGAGAGATTTTGGCGGGAAAATATTTAATTGGGAAAATGCTGGGCCGTGGAGGCTTCGGTGTTACGTATCTCGGATTCGATATTCCCGGGAAGAAAAAAGTAGCCATAAAAGAATATCTCCCGGATGGTCTCGCCGCAAGACAGCCTGGACAGACGATGATCTCTGTCTATACCGGAGAAAAAGAAAATCTGTTTAAAAAAGGGGCCGAACGGTTTTTTGAAGAGGCAAAAATGGTTTCCAGGTTTAATGGAAATCCAAACATTGTATCTGTCTATGAGTTCTTTTATGAAAATCAGACGGCCTATTTTGTCATGGAATACCTGGACGGAATGGATCTGAAAAAATATACGGCAAAAAATGGCGGAAAGCTGGAAGTCGATGAGGCCGTGCGGATCATAGAGCCTATCATGGATGCGCTGACGGTTGTACACAGTGCCGGAGTCCTGCACCGGGATATTTCTCCGGACAATATTTTTCTCACAAATGACAATGAGGTAAAATTGATCGACTTCGGCGCTGCCAGACAGGTGATCGGGGAACAGAGCAAAAGCCTTTCCATCGTATTGAAACAGGGGTTTGCTCCGATCGAACAGTATCAGACCCATGGACATTTCGGGCCCTGGTCAGATATCTATGCCTTGTGTGCTGCCTTTTATTTTATGATTACAGGCAAGGTTCCGGAGGCCGCCATGGACCGGATGGAATTAGATCAGCTTATGCCTCCGTCTGCCATGGGGATTGAGATTCCCATCTCTTTAGAACAGATATTGATGAGAGGGCTTTCGTATAAAGCTGCCGACCGGCCCCAGAGTGTGATCGAACTGAAAGCCGGGTTCATGGAGGCGCTTCCAAAGCAGGAAGAGGAGCCGGGGGAAACGCCGGTCTACATAAATCCGTATTCTGTTCAGGAGTCTAGCAAAGAGGAACCGTTTACCGAAGAAAAGACGCAGGAGAGCAAAGGATTTCTGTTTGACAAAAATGAAGATTATTATCAGAGAGAATTCTCAAAGATCAGGGAAGGGAAACGGGCAGGATTTCACGTACCGGCTTTTTTCCTGACATTCTTTTGGATGTTTTACCGTAAAATGTTTCTTGGGGGAGGGATTGTTTTAGGTTTCCTTATAGTTTTTCAGGTCATAGCTGCGGGCGCGGCAGGGACATTTGCAGGTTCTGATGCCAGTATGATATTTATGGTCCTGTGCTGCGCGGCAGGCTTAGGAGCGGGTATCCTGTGCGGGCTCATGGGCAATTCCTTCTATTATAAATATTATGAGAAGGTCAATCTTCAGGCCAAGATACAGGGAGAGCAGATCTACCGAAAGAAGAGCGGTGTCTTAACCGGAGCGCCTATGGCGGGAGTGATGGTTGGAGCTTTTATTGTAAATGGACTGTTTGCAGTGATTTCCTCCCAGGTTCTCGGAAACCTGACCAATTCATATCCTTCTTCCTCACGGGCAGGAACCGGAAATACCGGCAGTTCTGTATCCACCACATCCCAGGGCGATCTTCACAAGGCGGTTGTGCAGGATATCAGAAATCAATATTATAACGATGAAGAAAAAGGTGCAACGGTCGGCCAGGTATTTGATCTTTATTTTGACAACGGAAGATGGGATGCAGTAGGCACCGACTCCTCCAGCTATCATGTGACCTTTCAGGGGCAGGCGTATTATGCCAACCGTCTCAGGAGTTTTCAGTTTGAGTTTGCCATGGAAGGGCAGGAGATGACGTGTAAAAAGATCCTGATCGGCGGCACGGAGATCGCGTCTGACAAATGGAGTTCTCTTTTAAAGGTCATTGAAATGTATTATAAGGGCATGTCTGCAAAATCAGTGGATGCGGCGCTGAATCTCATGTTTGTCAACCAGAGGGTATATACGACTCTTCCGGAAGCACAGTATCTGCTGAGAAAGTCCGGACTTACTTACCAGATGAAAACCAACCGCAGCGGGGAAAGGAAAGAATTGTCTGTGGCGGGAGGGAAAGCGTCGCTCAGGTTTTATAAAACGGTGCGCACTATGGATACAGTTCCGTATGGAAGTTATCTCTTGATCGTCAAGGACCAGAAGGCAGATGCCACAGCGTTTCTTACTTATTGTATGGGGTGGAGCACTTCTTCCGCCACTCAATTTTATTCAGGCACTGACCGGTACCGCCTCAGCGAGAGCGGGCTGAAAAACAAATCGGAGACCGAACTTATGATCATGAGAAACGAGATTTTTGCAAGACACTACCGGAAATTTGAAGATCCGCTGCTTCAGGCTGTTTTTCTTACAAAAAACTGGTATCGCGCCGTATATTCCGATAGCCAGTTTAAAGAAAACTGGAATGATGCGGAGGAATATAACTTAAAATTAATCGTGAAAGTAGAAGAGGATCTGGGATATCGATGA
- a CDS encoding N-acetylmuramoyl-L-alanine amidase has product MKNRMKILAASVLILCAAVIGFAVLYFVRGDGKNKNGLSGTKRTASKKTTQKPTQKPEKKTYIVVIDPGHQREQDTSEEPIGPGASETKPKVSSGTSGVSSGLQEHELTLQVSKKLKKELKKRGYTVYMTRTTADVNISNAERAGYAKKMGADIFIRIHANGSESHAVRGALSMAPSKKNPYAASLAVKSQKLSRMVLDEYCKATGMKNRGVMLTDQMSGINWASMPVTILEMGFMSNPKDDMAMKEKEFQEKMAAGAAAGIDRYVQELESEEDR; this is encoded by the coding sequence ATGAAAAACAGGATGAAAATTTTAGCCGCGTCAGTGTTGATTTTATGTGCGGCAGTGATTGGATTTGCAGTGCTTTATTTTGTTCGGGGAGACGGAAAAAATAAGAACGGTTTATCCGGTACAAAAAGGACTGCATCGAAAAAGACAACTCAAAAGCCAACCCAAAAGCCTGAGAAAAAGACCTATATTGTAGTCATTGATCCGGGGCATCAGAGAGAACAGGATACGTCAGAGGAGCCGATCGGGCCGGGAGCCAGTGAGACAAAGCCGAAAGTCTCCTCGGGTACGAGCGGAGTTTCATCAGGGCTTCAGGAACATGAGCTGACTCTTCAGGTCTCAAAGAAACTAAAAAAGGAACTGAAAAAGAGGGGCTATACTGTATATATGACCCGGACAACAGCGGATGTGAACATAAGCAATGCAGAACGGGCGGGCTACGCAAAGAAAATGGGAGCGGACATTTTTATAAGGATTCATGCAAATGGTTCAGAGAGCCATGCGGTCAGAGGAGCACTTTCCATGGCACCGTCTAAGAAGAATCCATATGCAGCTTCCCTGGCGGTCAAATCTCAAAAGCTTTCCAGAATGGTTCTGGACGAATATTGTAAGGCCACGGGGATGAAAAACAGGGGAGTCATGCTGACAGACCAGATGAGCGGCATTAACTGGGCTTCTATGCCGGTTACAATCCTGGAAATGGGCTTTATGAGCAATCCAAAAGATGATATGGCCATGAAAGAGAAAGAATTTCAAGAGAAAATGGCAGCAGGAGCGGCAGCCGGCATTGATCGTTATGTACAGGAACTTGAGAGTGAGGAGGACCGGTAA
- a CDS encoding trypsin-like peptidase domain-containing protein, translating into MTKRLKVSVLILCTAVFLFAVPVMASTPTEAKDSVVCIAIRDSRGSMIGWGSGFAIGKPGKDIQYIATNCHVAQPTDKYGNKIPCTLTVYFSAAAQRSMTAEVYWKSEEHDLAVLKLPEPTDQREAMVLCPMEKTDMDDDFAALGYPAASMAADVVKFDESDISITRGGISKQVRVNGTDCYLVDVEISQGNSGGPLVNSKGQVVGVNTFMIGEKAKYAVVIDELIRNLDQNQVPFAVAGSNVLQMVLIAGITAAVILVAVIILLVVKGKKKKQEPSPQIPEGHEIPPEPVASAPVPEHNSREASILVAGTGGKLANRKYRVTQATKIGRDSSKCGISFPIDTKGVSAVHCEVEPSGSGILLRDLNSTYGTFLGNGTKVEPGENRRLSSGDSFYLGGEDNRFEVR; encoded by the coding sequence ATGACAAAAAGGTTAAAAGTTTCAGTTCTTATTTTGTGTACGGCAGTATTTCTGTTTGCGGTACCGGTAATGGCTTCTACGCCGACAGAGGCCAAGGACAGCGTTGTATGCATCGCCATCAGGGACAGCAGGGGCAGTATGATCGGATGGGGGTCCGGATTTGCCATCGGGAAGCCGGGGAAAGATATCCAGTATATTGCCACCAATTGTCATGTGGCTCAGCCCACAGATAAATACGGAAATAAGATTCCGTGTACGCTTACGGTTTACTTTTCGGCGGCAGCACAGCGCTCTATGACTGCCGAGGTCTATTGGAAGAGTGAGGAGCATGATCTGGCGGTATTGAAGCTGCCGGAACCTACGGACCAGCGTGAGGCGATGGTACTCTGTCCGATGGAAAAGACGGATATGGACGATGACTTTGCGGCTCTGGGATACCCGGCGGCAAGTATGGCAGCCGATGTGGTCAAGTTTGATGAGAGTGACATTTCCATCACAAGAGGCGGAATATCCAAGCAGGTGCGGGTAAACGGAACAGACTGTTATCTTGTAGATGTCGAGATCAGTCAGGGCAATTCCGGCGGTCCCCTTGTGAACTCAAAAGGCCAGGTGGTGGGCGTCAATACGTTTATGATCGGTGAGAAAGCCAAATATGCCGTTGTGATCGACGAACTCATAAGAAACCTGGACCAAAATCAGGTGCCCTTTGCCGTGGCAGGGTCCAATGTTCTCCAAATGGTTCTGATCGCAGGCATTACTGCGGCAGTGATCCTTGTGGCTGTCATCATTCTTCTGGTCGTGAAAGGCAAGAAAAAGAAACAGGAACCGTCCCCACAGATTCCGGAAGGACATGAAATACCGCCGGAACCGGTAGCTTCTGCACCGGTGCCGGAACATAACAGCAGAGAGGCGTCGATCCTTGTAGCGGGAACCGGGGGAAAGCTGGCAAACCGGAAGTACAGAGTGACACAGGCCACAAAGATTGGACGGGACAGCTCAAAATGCGGTATCTCATTTCCGATAGATACAAAAGGAGTGAGTGCTGTGCACTGCGAGGTAGAACCCTCAGGCAGCGGAATCCTTCTGAGAGACCTTAACTCTACCTACGGAACATTTCTCGGCAACGGGACAAAGGTGGAACCTGGCGAAAACCGCCGGCTTAGTTCCGGAGATTCTTTTTATCTGGGAGGAGAAGACAATCGATTTGAGGTGAGATAA
- a CDS encoding RDD family protein translates to MVYANFGKRLLAYLIDVLMLNVLCGMIIIFYGYYVYMAVFWVAGALYYILFEGSSWHATLGKRAMGISVVDGSGNGIEYGTAAVRYLGRILSSLTVFVGYLMAAFTENSQALHDKVAGTFVIDGSPVPGRYQTGAGQAGNFSGGQSGRQIVGISGEFAGRAAAVSPAGTMIGRDPVACQIALSASAPGVSRHHCQVDYNPQTRMFILNDLGSTYGTYLLNGTRLKSGQPAALKSGERFCVGSKANIFEVR, encoded by the coding sequence ATGGTTTATGCAAATTTTGGCAAACGTCTGCTGGCCTATTTGATTGATGTTCTGATGCTCAATGTACTGTGCGGAATGATTATCATCTTCTATGGCTACTATGTATATATGGCCGTATTTTGGGTGGCTGGCGCGCTTTATTATATTTTATTTGAAGGGAGCAGCTGGCATGCGACACTGGGGAAAAGAGCCATGGGAATTTCAGTGGTGGACGGAAGCGGAAACGGAATAGAATATGGGACCGCGGCAGTCCGGTACCTGGGAAGGATACTTTCATCCCTGACGGTTTTTGTCGGATATTTGATGGCGGCATTCACGGAGAATTCTCAGGCACTGCACGATAAGGTGGCGGGAACTTTTGTCATCGATGGTTCTCCTGTGCCGGGTAGATATCAGACAGGAGCCGGGCAGGCAGGGAATTTTTCCGGAGGACAGAGCGGCAGGCAGATCGTGGGGATCAGCGGTGAATTTGCGGGCAGAGCGGCAGCGGTTTCCCCGGCGGGTACTATGATCGGCAGAGATCCAGTGGCATGTCAGATCGCCTTGTCAGCATCGGCACCGGGAGTGTCAAGACATCACTGTCAGGTGGACTATAACCCTCAGACAAGGATGTTTATACTGAATGATCTGGGGTCTACCTACGGAACATATTTATTAAACGGAACCAGATTAAAGAGCGGACAGCCGGCCGCGCTTAAGTCCGGGGAGCGCTTCTGTGTAGGCAGCAAAGCAAATATTTTTGAGGTGAGATAG
- a CDS encoding response regulator transcription factor encodes MKTNTIRILIVEDDLDFCYLIKNTLSTLDGFSVLGECQDASHALALAMELQPDIVLMDLNLSSTDLDGIEAGRQIRLATDAKIIILTAFEDPEIVIDACVGSFASAYVFKSQFELLTDTIRNTACGSTPQKYLIHAAILSCLSPAEKSVFDLMLGKSVDLQSSSKTIANQKTSVLKKLGLKSQKELVHIFSEKC; translated from the coding sequence ATGAAAACTAACACTATTCGAATTTTAATTGTTGAAGATGATCTTGACTTTTGTTATCTCATAAAAAATACACTGAGTACACTGGATGGTTTTTCTGTTCTGGGCGAGTGTCAGGATGCTTCCCATGCCTTGGCTTTGGCCATGGAACTTCAGCCTGATATCGTACTGATGGACTTAAATCTGTCCTCCACAGACTTAGACGGCATCGAAGCAGGGAGGCAGATCCGGCTTGCAACTGATGCAAAAATTATCATTCTGACTGCCTTTGAAGATCCAGAAATTGTCATCGATGCCTGTGTCGGATCGTTTGCCTCTGCCTATGTTTTTAAAAGTCAGTTTGAACTTCTCACAGACACGATCCGAAATACCGCCTGCGGCAGCACCCCTCAAAAGTATCTGATCCATGCCGCAATTCTTTCCTGCCTTTCTCCCGCTGAAAAGTCGGTTTTCGATCTGATGCTTGGCAAATCGGTGGACCTGCAGTCCTCATCTAAGACGATCGCCAACCAAAAGACCTCTGTTCTAAAAAAGCTGGGTCTGAAAAGCCAAAAAGAATTAGTCCATATTTTTTCAGAAAAATGTTAA
- a CDS encoding PP2C family protein-serine/threonine phosphatase, with the protein MFGRKKKKKASRIGRTVEIPRESQEPVKVSFPGMEAEFKFGNAQHIGTRKQQEDSFGFSDLSDAELLSRRGICAVLSDGMGGLSSGREVSELTVLRTLEFFKTMSDKEPVCLQMKAFAAKLCEQVFDLYGKDGRAGAGATLVAVFIYGNSLYWCTAGDSRLYLFRGGRLYQMNEDHDYKNRLLGRYIRGEGSFQEAVSHPQKDALTSYIGCPLMEETDVSRFGFVLQNGDKILMVTDGVYHALTEEEMAGRMRKDPQEACRRMIMDAVSKNLPGQDNMTAMAVSYN; encoded by the coding sequence ATGTTTGGGAGAAAGAAGAAAAAAAAGGCATCCAGGATCGGCAGGACTGTTGAAATCCCCAGGGAAAGCCAGGAGCCTGTCAAAGTCAGCTTTCCGGGCATGGAAGCGGAGTTTAAATTCGGCAATGCCCAGCACATCGGGACGAGAAAGCAGCAGGAAGACTCCTTTGGCTTTTCAGATCTGTCGGATGCAGAACTGCTGAGCAGGAGAGGGATCTGTGCGGTGCTTTCCGACGGCATGGGAGGACTTTCTTCCGGAAGAGAAGTGAGCGAATTGACGGTGCTGAGAACGCTTGAATTTTTTAAAACTATGAGTGACAAAGAGCCGGTCTGTTTACAGATGAAAGCGTTTGCTGCAAAGCTTTGTGAACAAGTCTTTGATTTATACGGAAAAGACGGGAGAGCCGGGGCGGGAGCAACACTGGTGGCCGTTTTCATATACGGGAACAGTCTTTACTGGTGTACAGCAGGAGACAGCCGCCTGTATTTGTTCCGGGGAGGACGTCTGTATCAGATGAATGAAGACCACGATTATAAAAACAGGCTTCTTGGGCGCTATATAAGGGGAGAGGGAAGCTTTCAGGAGGCGGTGAGTCATCCGCAGAAAGATGCACTCACCAGTTATATTGGCTGCCCTTTGATGGAAGAGACCGATGTAAGCCGCTTTGGATTTGTACTGCAGAACGGAGATAAGATTCTAATGGTGACGGACGGAGTGTACCATGCCCTCACCGAAGAAGAGATGGCGGGAAGAATGAGAAAAGATCCCCAGGAGGCCTGCCGGAGGATGATCATGGATGCCGTCTCAAAGAATCTTCCGGGACAGGACAATATGACTGCTATGGCGGTCAGCTACAATTAG
- the nagA gene encoding N-acetylglucosamine-6-phosphate deacetylase: MIIKNADVFCEDGVFRTKDICTDGERISSSSENDEILDAEGCYAVPGLIDIHFHGCVGHDFCDGTEEAIREIASYEAENGVLAICPATMTLPEETLMTIAKAAAAYNGDSGADLVGINMEGPFINEAKKGAQNPAYIHKPDVAMYERLQKASNGLFKLVDIAPENEGAMEFIRQVKDEAVISIAHTAADYETAVKAIEHGVSHVTHLYNAMPGYSHRAPGVIGAACDHGLDVELICDGIHIHPSAVRTTFKMFGDDKIILISDSMMATGMEDGTYQLGGQDVKVVGNLATLAEGGAIAGSATNLMDCLRTAVKTMGIPLNSAVKCATENPARSIGIYDSYGSISEGKYANVVLLDKDLEIKAVIKKGEILNHK; encoded by the coding sequence ATGATTATAAAGAACGCAGATGTTTTTTGTGAGGACGGAGTTTTCAGGACAAAAGATATTTGTACAGACGGTGAAAGGATCAGCAGTTCTTCAGAGAATGATGAGATTCTGGACGCCGAAGGCTGCTATGCGGTTCCCGGGCTGATCGATATTCATTTCCATGGCTGTGTAGGACACGATTTTTGTGACGGAACAGAGGAAGCTATAAGAGAAATTGCTTCTTATGAGGCAGAAAATGGAGTGCTTGCCATATGTCCTGCAACGATGACTCTGCCGGAAGAAACACTGATGACCATCGCCAAGGCGGCGGCAGCCTACAATGGGGACAGCGGAGCAGATCTGGTTGGAATCAATATGGAGGGGCCGTTTATCAATGAGGCCAAAAAAGGCGCACAGAATCCGGCCTATATCCATAAACCGGATGTGGCAATGTATGAAAGACTTCAAAAGGCATCCAATGGTCTGTTTAAGCTGGTGGACATTGCGCCGGAAAATGAGGGCGCAATGGAATTTATCCGTCAGGTTAAGGATGAGGCAGTGATTTCGATCGCACATACGGCTGCGGATTATGAAACCGCGGTCAAAGCGATTGAACATGGAGTCAGCCATGTGACGCATCTTTACAACGCCATGCCGGGGTACAGCCACAGGGCACCAGGGGTAATCGGAGCGGCATGTGATCACGGACTGGATGTCGAGCTGATCTGTGACGGTATCCACATCCATCCGAGCGCCGTGAGAACAACGTTTAAGATGTTCGGGGATGATAAGATCATTCTGATCAGTGACAGTATGATGGCTACCGGAATGGAAGACGGAACTTATCAGCTGGGAGGACAGGACGTGAAGGTGGTCGGCAATCTTGCTACTCTTGCCGAAGGAGGCGCGATTGCAGGCTCTGCAACCAATCTCATGGATTGTCTGAGAACTGCCGTTAAGACAATGGGAATCCCGCTGAACAGCGCAGTAAAATGCGCCACTGAAAATCCGGCCAGATCCATTGGCATTTATGACAGCTATGGAAGTATTTCAGAGGGGAAATATGCGAATGTTGTCCTGCTGGATAAAGATCTGGAGATCAAAGCGGTCATAAAAAAGGGAGAGATCCTGAATCACAAATAA
- a CDS encoding FHA domain-containing protein — translation MSIVQCPKGHNYDNEKHAQCPYCSGSQAIGITVPLDNTGLQEEIPAGAGEGGFPKTMPVSMEPAQGQGPGVTEPYQNVTQGLDINEEGVSAVTGWLVCIEGKKKGKDFRLHGERNFVGRAGSNDVVLNFDDKISSVANIIISYDDEENEFYIQPGEHQKNNVKLNGKLLLIPETLKDNDIIKLGETKLLFRKFCNSDFCWE, via the coding sequence ATGTCAATTGTTCAGTGTCCGAAAGGACATAATTATGATAATGAAAAACATGCTCAGTGCCCTTACTGCAGCGGAAGTCAGGCCATTGGAATTACTGTGCCGCTTGACAATACCGGGCTGCAGGAGGAGATCCCTGCGGGGGCAGGAGAAGGGGGATTCCCGAAGACCATGCCTGTCAGCATGGAACCTGCACAGGGACAGGGGCCGGGAGTTACGGAACCTTATCAAAATGTGACTCAGGGCCTGGATATTAATGAAGAGGGAGTATCTGCAGTCACAGGATGGCTGGTATGTATCGAGGGCAAGAAAAAGGGGAAGGATTTTCGCCTTCACGGAGAACGGAATTTTGTGGGAAGGGCGGGCTCCAATGACGTTGTCCTGAACTTTGACGATAAAATCTCTTCTGTCGCCAATATTATTATTTCTTATGACGATGAGGAAAATGAATTTTACATACAGCCGGGAGAACATCAGAAAAATAACGTCAAATTAAACGGAAAACTTTTGCTGATTCCGGAAACTCTGAAGGACAATGACATTATAAAGCTGGGAGAGACAAAACTCTTGTTCCGGAAGTTCTGCAACAGTGATTTTTGTTGGGAGTGA